One window of Mesorhizobium sp. WSM4904 genomic DNA carries:
- a CDS encoding UvrD-helicase domain-containing protein has translation MSGFSEDMPFFDEPNARPAAPSGIAARAMAARSAQSRAPDYLNGLNPEQRLAVETTEGPVLVLAGAGTGKTRVLTTRIAHILATGRAFPSQILAVTFTNKAAREMKQRIGFLIGEENVEGMPWLGTFHSIGVKLLRRHAELAGLKSDFTILDTDDVVRLIKQLIQAEGLDDKRWPAKQFAQMIDNWKNKGLGPDEIPEGDARSFGNGKGRQLYKAYQERLQTLNSCDFGDLLYHPIRIFRAYPDVLKDYHRKFKYILVDEYQDTNTAQYMWLRLLAQRPNAGRSPSAEGRKPDRASAGQAAPAEASERSERAAVSENKVNICCVGDDDQSIYGWRGAEVDNILRFDKDFPGATIIRLERNYRSTAHILGAASHLIAHNEGRFGKTLFTDRDDPEDDKVHVHAAWDSEEEARAIGEAIEAYQRQKHNLNDMAILVRASFQMRSFEDRFITLGLNYRVIGGPRFYERLEIRDALAFFRVVANSGDDLAFERIVNVPKRGLGEATIRQIHDTARAMRTPMLEAAATLAESDELKPKPRAALREVAANFERWQKALETTPHTELAETILEESGYTDMWKNDRSAEAPGRLENLKELIRSMEEYESLRSFLEHVALVMEAEQGESLDAVSIMTLHSAKGLEFETVFLPGWEEGLFPHQRALDEGGRSGLEEERRLAYVGLTRAKKNLHIWFVSNRLIHGLWQSTIPSRFLDELPETHVDVADGGNSYGGYGNPYGGGSFASGRGGGRQNPYGASRFDNIGAKDQGSFSNTYATPGWQRAQANRTEATDRNWGTRSGHQVERIGYGETDSGYGAGRTSVKGRTIEGELVAKSVADTPSAFSVGDRVFHQKFGNGNIAAIDGNKLTIDFDKAGQKRVLDGFVTGV, from the coding sequence ATGTCGGGCTTTTCCGAAGACATGCCTTTTTTCGATGAACCGAATGCGCGGCCCGCGGCCCCGTCCGGCATTGCTGCGCGCGCCATGGCCGCGCGCAGCGCGCAGAGCCGTGCGCCCGATTATCTCAACGGCCTCAATCCCGAGCAGCGGCTAGCCGTCGAAACAACGGAGGGGCCGGTTCTGGTGCTGGCCGGCGCTGGCACCGGCAAGACGCGGGTCCTGACCACGCGCATCGCCCACATCCTTGCCACCGGCAGGGCCTTCCCGTCGCAGATTCTCGCCGTCACCTTCACCAACAAGGCCGCGCGCGAGATGAAGCAGCGCATCGGCTTCCTGATCGGCGAGGAGAATGTCGAGGGCATGCCCTGGCTCGGCACCTTCCACTCCATCGGCGTCAAGCTTTTGCGCCGCCATGCCGAGCTTGCCGGGCTGAAATCCGATTTCACCATCCTCGACACCGACGACGTGGTGCGGCTGATCAAGCAGCTCATCCAGGCCGAGGGGCTGGACGACAAGCGCTGGCCGGCCAAGCAGTTCGCCCAGATGATCGACAATTGGAAGAACAAGGGCCTCGGTCCCGACGAGATTCCGGAAGGCGATGCGCGCAGCTTCGGCAACGGCAAGGGCCGCCAGCTCTACAAGGCCTATCAGGAGCGGCTGCAGACACTGAATTCCTGCGATTTCGGCGACCTGCTCTATCATCCGATCCGCATCTTCCGCGCCTATCCGGACGTGCTGAAGGATTATCACCGCAAGTTCAAATACATCCTGGTCGACGAGTACCAGGACACCAACACCGCGCAATACATGTGGCTGCGCTTGTTGGCGCAGCGGCCAAACGCCGGACGTTCGCCGTCGGCCGAAGGCCGCAAGCCCGACCGGGCGTCGGCCGGTCAGGCCGCCCCCGCGGAGGCCAGCGAGAGAAGCGAGCGCGCGGCCGTGAGCGAAAACAAAGTAAACATCTGCTGCGTCGGCGACGACGACCAGTCGATCTATGGCTGGCGCGGCGCCGAGGTCGACAACATCCTGCGCTTCGACAAGGATTTTCCGGGCGCGACCATCATCAGGCTGGAGCGCAACTACCGTTCCACCGCGCATATCCTGGGCGCCGCCTCGCACCTCATCGCCCACAATGAGGGCCGCTTCGGCAAGACGCTGTTCACCGACCGCGACGATCCCGAGGACGATAAGGTGCATGTCCATGCCGCCTGGGACTCGGAGGAAGAGGCTAGAGCCATCGGCGAGGCGATCGAGGCCTATCAGCGGCAGAAGCACAACCTCAACGACATGGCGATCCTGGTGCGCGCCTCCTTCCAGATGCGCTCCTTCGAAGACCGCTTCATCACGCTGGGCTTGAACTACCGCGTCATCGGCGGCCCGCGTTTCTACGAGCGGCTGGAAATCCGCGATGCGCTGGCTTTCTTCCGCGTCGTCGCCAACAGCGGCGACGACCTCGCTTTCGAGCGCATCGTCAACGTGCCGAAGCGCGGCCTTGGCGAAGCGACCATTCGCCAGATCCACGACACGGCGCGCGCCATGCGCACCCCGATGCTGGAGGCCGCGGCGACGCTCGCCGAAAGCGACGAGCTGAAGCCGAAGCCGCGTGCAGCACTTCGCGAGGTCGCGGCCAATTTCGAGCGCTGGCAGAAGGCGCTGGAGACCACGCCCCACACCGAGCTCGCCGAGACCATCCTGGAGGAAAGCGGCTACACCGACATGTGGAAGAACGACCGTTCGGCGGAAGCGCCCGGGCGGCTGGAGAACCTCAAGGAACTGATCCGCTCCATGGAGGAGTATGAATCGCTGCGTTCCTTCCTCGAGCATGTCGCGCTGGTCATGGAGGCCGAGCAAGGCGAGTCGCTCGATGCGGTCTCGATCATGACGCTGCACTCGGCCAAGGGTCTCGAATTCGAGACCGTTTTCCTGCCCGGCTGGGAGGAAGGCCTCTTTCCCCACCAGCGCGCGCTGGACGAAGGCGGCCGGTCGGGCCTGGAGGAGGAACGCCGCCTTGCCTATGTCGGCCTGACGCGCGCCAAGAAGAACCTGCATATCTGGTTCGTCTCCAACCGTCTGATCCACGGGCTGTGGCAATCGACGATCCCGTCGCGCTTCCTCGACGAATTGCCGGAAACCCATGTCGACGTCGCCGACGGCGGCAACTCCTACGGCGGCTACGGCAATCCCTATGGCGGCGGCTCATTCGCCTCCGGTCGCGGCGGCGGCCGGCAAAATCCCTATGGCGCCTCGCGCTTCGACAATATCGGCGCCAAGGATCAGGGCAGCTTCTCCAATACCTATGCGACGCCCGGCTGGCAGCGCGCGCAGGCCAACCGCACCGAGGCGACCGACCGCAACTGGGGCACCCGCTCCGGCCACCAGGTCGAGCGCATCGGCTATGGCGAGACCGATAGCGGTTACGGCGCCGGCCGCACCTCGGTGAAGGGCCGCACCATCGAGGGCGAGCTGGTTGCGAAATCCGTCGCCGACACGCCTTCCGCCTTCAGCGTCGGCGACCGCGTGTTCCACCAGAAATTCGGCAACGGCAACATCGCCGCGATCGACGGCAACAAGCTCACCATCGACTTCGACAAGGCCGGCCAGAAACGCGTGCTCGACGGGTTTGTCACAGGAGTTTGA
- a CDS encoding glucose/quinate/shikimate family membrane-bound PQQ-dependent dehydrogenase, whose translation MAVTITSLVLFLIGLVLGGGGIWLVSLGGSWYYAIAGLAFLITAWLVFRRRSTGLWLYAAIVLASLCWAVWEIGFDWWQLGPRGGIIVLVALWLLTPWARRGFAGPDGRAPLILAVLASLAVAGYSMTTDATDIGGMLDTDKVTPTANLGGDMPAGEWHFYGRTPFGQRYSPLDQITPDNVAKLQPAWTYRTGDVKGPDDIGETTYQVTPLKVGDALFICTPHNFAIAIDAATGKEKWRYDPKVKLDPNRQHQTCRGVSYYADPKIAAGQPCAGRIYLPTSDARLIALDAASGQVCSSFAESGTLNLMANMPYPKSGYYYSTSAPLIVAGKIIVGGAVNDNYSTEEPSGVIRAYDVGTGALLWNWDSGNPDQTAPLPAEQKYTNNSPNMWSTASADEKLGLLYLPLGNQTPDQLGMGRSANTEKFSSSITALDLNSGKLRWVRQLVHHDLWDMDVPAQPTLVDITSVNGTVVPALVVPTKQGDLYVLDRSTGEPIIPVKEMPAPGGAIEGDHASPTQPESGLSFNPKRLTGADMWGITMFDQLACRIALRKLRYEGRYTPPSLQGSLIYPGNFGVFNWGGVAVDPVRQVMFGMPTYLAFTSTLIPRADVPPPGDATKGSEQGLNRNEGAPYAVVLKPFLSPLGIPCQAPPWGYVAGVDLRTGQIAYRHRNGTVYDMTPLPLPFKVGVPGIGGPMITAGGVAFLGAAVDDYLRAYDLTTGRQLWQARLPAGGQSTPMTYTVADGRQFVVIVAGGHGSVGTKPGDYVMAYTLPK comes from the coding sequence TTGGCTGTCACCATCACCTCCCTCGTCCTCTTCCTTATCGGTTTGGTTCTCGGCGGCGGCGGCATCTGGTTGGTTTCGCTGGGCGGCAGCTGGTACTATGCGATTGCCGGTCTCGCTTTCCTGATCACCGCCTGGCTCGTTTTTCGCCGCAGATCGACAGGGCTCTGGCTCTATGCGGCGATCGTGCTCGCCTCGCTGTGCTGGGCGGTATGGGAAATCGGCTTCGACTGGTGGCAGCTCGGTCCGCGCGGCGGCATCATCGTTCTCGTCGCGCTGTGGCTGCTGACGCCATGGGCAAGGCGAGGGTTCGCCGGTCCGGACGGGCGCGCCCCTCTCATCCTGGCGGTGCTCGCCTCGCTTGCGGTGGCCGGCTATTCGATGACCACCGACGCCACCGACATCGGCGGCATGCTCGACACCGACAAAGTAACGCCGACGGCCAATCTCGGCGGCGACATGCCGGCCGGCGAATGGCATTTCTACGGCCGCACGCCATTCGGCCAACGTTATTCGCCGCTCGATCAGATCACGCCGGACAATGTCGCCAAGCTCCAGCCCGCCTGGACCTACCGCACCGGCGACGTCAAAGGCCCCGACGACATCGGCGAGACGACCTATCAGGTGACGCCACTGAAGGTGGGCGACGCGCTGTTCATCTGCACGCCGCACAATTTCGCCATCGCCATCGATGCCGCGACCGGCAAGGAGAAGTGGCGCTACGATCCGAAGGTCAAGCTCGATCCCAACCGCCAGCACCAGACCTGCCGCGGCGTGTCCTACTATGCCGACCCGAAGATCGCGGCCGGGCAGCCTTGTGCTGGGCGCATCTATCTGCCGACCTCCGATGCCAGGCTTATCGCGCTCGATGCCGCCAGCGGCCAGGTGTGTTCGTCCTTCGCCGAAAGCGGCACGCTCAATCTCATGGCCAACATGCCCTATCCGAAGTCGGGCTATTATTATTCGACCTCGGCGCCGCTGATCGTCGCCGGCAAGATCATCGTCGGCGGCGCGGTCAACGACAATTATTCGACCGAGGAGCCATCGGGCGTCATCCGCGCCTACGATGTCGGTACGGGTGCCCTTCTGTGGAACTGGGACTCCGGCAATCCGGACCAGACGGCGCCGCTGCCGGCGGAGCAGAAATACACGAACAACTCGCCCAACATGTGGTCGACGGCGAGCGCCGACGAGAAGCTCGGCCTGCTCTACCTGCCGCTCGGCAACCAGACACCGGACCAGCTTGGCATGGGCCGCAGCGCCAATACCGAAAAATTCTCCTCCTCGATCACCGCGCTCGACCTCAACAGCGGAAAATTGCGCTGGGTTCGGCAACTGGTGCATCACGATCTGTGGGACATGGACGTGCCGGCCCAGCCGACGCTGGTCGACATCACCTCGGTCAACGGCACGGTCGTGCCGGCGCTGGTCGTGCCGACCAAGCAGGGCGACCTCTATGTGCTCGACCGGAGCACCGGCGAACCGATCATCCCTGTGAAGGAGATGCCGGCGCCGGGCGGCGCGATCGAAGGCGACCATGCCTCGCCGACACAGCCGGAATCGGGGCTTTCGTTCAATCCCAAGCGGCTGACCGGCGCGGACATGTGGGGCATCACCATGTTCGACCAGCTGGCATGCCGGATCGCGCTCAGGAAATTGCGCTACGAGGGACGCTACACGCCGCCCTCGCTGCAGGGCTCGCTGATCTATCCCGGCAATTTCGGCGTCTTCAATTGGGGCGGCGTCGCGGTCGACCCGGTGCGGCAGGTGATGTTCGGCATGCCGACCTATCTCGCCTTCACATCGACGCTCATTCCGCGCGCGGACGTGCCGCCGCCGGGCGATGCCACGAAAGGCAGCGAGCAAGGGCTCAACCGCAACGAGGGCGCGCCTTACGCGGTGGTGCTGAAACCGTTCCTGTCGCCGCTCGGCATCCCTTGCCAGGCGCCGCCCTGGGGCTATGTCGCCGGCGTCGACCTCAGGACCGGCCAGATCGCCTACAGGCATCGCAACGGCACCGTCTACGACATGACGCCGCTGCCCCTGCCGTTCAAGGTCGGCGTTCCGGGCATCGGCGGGCCGATGATCACCGCCGGCGGCGTTGCCTTCCTGGGCGCGGCGGTCGACGATTATCTGCGCGCCTACGATCTCACCACCGGCAGGCAGCTCTGGCAGGCGAGGCTGCCGGCCGGCGGGCAGTCGACACCGATGACCTACACGGTCGCCGACGGCCGCCAGTTCGTGGTCATCGTCGCCGGCGGCCACGGCTCGGTCGGCACCAAGCCGGGCGATTATGTGATGGCCTACACGCTGCCGAAATAG
- a CDS encoding dienelactone hydrolase family protein: MTEPVAKPVITQAMIDAYDEYTHLTLDRRRFMERLTRLAGSGAAAAAIAPMLAANSAQAAIVAEDDPRVKGEDITYPGSSGEMKGYLVKPAGQSGKMGTVIVVHENRGLNPHIRDVARRVALEGFIVLAPDFLSPLGGTPSDEDKARDMFTKLDAAQVAADGVATIAYLKGLKDGNGKVGAVGFCWGGGTVNALAVNAPDLNAGVAYYGMQPKAEDVPKIKAALLLHYAGLDERIDAGIDAYKKALDAAHVEYTVYVYDGVNHAFNNDTSAARYDKKAADLAWGRTVAFLKQKLA; the protein is encoded by the coding sequence ATGACCGAACCTGTCGCCAAGCCCGTGATCACCCAGGCGATGATCGATGCCTATGACGAGTACACGCATCTGACGCTTGACCGGCGGCGCTTCATGGAGCGCCTGACAAGGCTCGCCGGATCGGGCGCGGCGGCCGCCGCGATCGCGCCGATGCTGGCGGCGAATTCGGCCCAGGCGGCGATCGTCGCCGAGGACGATCCGCGCGTGAAGGGCGAGGACATCACCTATCCCGGCAGCAGCGGCGAGATGAAGGGCTATCTGGTCAAGCCGGCCGGTCAGTCCGGCAAGATGGGAACCGTCATCGTCGTCCATGAGAACCGAGGTCTCAACCCGCATATCCGCGATGTCGCGCGGCGCGTGGCGCTGGAAGGCTTCATTGTGCTGGCGCCGGACTTCCTGTCGCCGCTGGGCGGCACGCCGTCCGACGAGGACAAGGCGCGCGACATGTTCACCAAGCTCGACGCCGCCCAAGTCGCGGCCGACGGCGTCGCGACAATTGCCTATCTCAAGGGCCTGAAGGACGGCAACGGCAAGGTCGGCGCGGTCGGATTCTGCTGGGGCGGCGGCACGGTGAATGCGCTCGCCGTGAATGCACCCGATCTCAACGCCGGCGTCGCCTATTACGGCATGCAGCCGAAAGCCGAGGACGTGCCGAAGATCAAGGCGGCGCTGCTGTTGCACTATGCCGGACTGGACGAGCGCATCGACGCCGGCATCGATGCCTACAAGAAGGCGCTCGACGCCGCGCATGTCGAATACACGGTCTATGTCTATGACGGCGTCAACCATGCCTTCAACAACGACACTTCGGCCGCGCGCTACGACAAGAAGGCGGCCGACCTCGCCTGGGGGAGGACGGTCGCGTTTCTGAAACAGAAGCTGGCCTGA
- a CDS encoding DMT family transporter produces MNSEAQVRTANQTTGDTHAAGPALAGLANALPPHVWFCVSAIFHYLGPAFAVLLFAQVGVLGMAWLRIATAALVFAPLTRPWTVFARADRSARLLLLAFGACLAVMNCAFYLALDRLPISLVAAIEFVGTIGVALVGLRSRRNFVALAIAVAGTLLLIDIKWSSDPVGLFWAFLNGALFVGYIVLGHRIAQTGIGIAGLGTAMAIAFLVVLPVGFSEALPAVTAPQLLLAAIGVGVCSSVIPYICDQLAMARLPRASFALMLSLLPLTATLIGVVVLRQVPSLTDCLGIALVVAGVAMHKPARE; encoded by the coding sequence ATGAATTCCGAAGCGCAAGTTCGTACGGCAAACCAGACCACCGGCGACACCCACGCTGCAGGCCCCGCCCTCGCCGGACTGGCCAATGCGCTGCCGCCGCATGTCTGGTTCTGCGTCAGCGCCATCTTCCACTATCTTGGGCCGGCTTTCGCCGTGCTGCTGTTCGCTCAGGTCGGCGTGCTCGGCATGGCCTGGCTGCGCATCGCCACGGCCGCGCTCGTCTTCGCGCCGCTCACCAGGCCATGGACGGTGTTCGCGCGGGCCGACCGCTCGGCACGGCTCCTGCTGCTGGCCTTCGGCGCCTGCCTGGCGGTGATGAACTGCGCGTTCTATCTGGCGCTCGACCGCCTGCCGATCTCGCTGGTCGCCGCCATCGAATTCGTTGGCACGATCGGCGTCGCCCTCGTCGGCCTCAGGAGCCGGCGCAATTTCGTGGCGCTCGCCATCGCCGTCGCCGGCACCTTGCTGCTGATCGACATCAAATGGTCCAGCGATCCGGTCGGCCTGTTCTGGGCCTTTCTCAACGGCGCGCTGTTCGTCGGCTACATCGTGCTGGGTCACCGCATCGCGCAGACGGGCATCGGCATCGCGGGCCTCGGCACCGCCATGGCGATCGCCTTCCTCGTCGTGCTGCCGGTCGGCTTCAGCGAGGCGCTGCCCGCCGTCACGGCGCCGCAACTGTTGCTCGCCGCCATCGGCGTCGGCGTCTGCTCCTCGGTGATTCCCTATATATGCGACCAGCTCGCCATGGCGCGGCTGCCACGCGCCAGCTTCGCGCTGATGCTCTCGCTCCTGCCGCTCACCGCGACGCTGATCGGCGTCGTCGTGCTGCGCCAGGTTCCCAGCCTCACCGATTGCCTCGGCATTGCGCTGGTCGTGGCGGGCGTGGCCATGCACAAGCCGGCGCGGGAGTGA
- a CDS encoding Lrp/AsnC family transcriptional regulator — MKRLRNENADLDAADLKILRLLEKDARTSTAELARAVGLSAPSVAERIRKLQENGVIEAYTVRINPAALGLKLSAWLRIRPVPGQLAVVAEIIRELPEIAQCDRVTGEDCFIALAHVGSVTELERVIDRIIPYAMTNTAIIQSSPVEPRSPLRGLEQFIVSRKR, encoded by the coding sequence TTGAAACGCCTTCGAAATGAAAATGCCGATCTGGATGCGGCGGACCTGAAGATCCTGCGGCTGCTGGAAAAGGATGCACGCACGAGCACGGCAGAGCTGGCGCGTGCCGTCGGGCTCTCGGCGCCAAGCGTCGCGGAGCGCATCCGCAAGCTGCAGGAGAACGGCGTGATCGAGGCCTATACGGTCAGAATCAATCCGGCGGCGCTCGGCCTGAAGCTGTCGGCATGGCTCAGGATCAGGCCGGTGCCCGGGCAGCTCGCCGTCGTTGCCGAGATCATCCGCGAGCTGCCGGAAATCGCGCAGTGCGACCGGGTGACCGGCGAGGACTGCTTCATCGCTTTGGCGCATGTCGGCTCGGTGACCGAGCTGGAACGGGTGATCGACAGGATCATCCCCTATGCGATGACCAACACCGCCATCATCCAGTCGTCGCCGGTCGAGCCGCGCTCGCCGCTTCGCGGGCTAGAGCAGTTCATCGTTTCACGGAAACGCTGA
- a CDS encoding thioesterase family protein — MTMPAPIISKPMAIEKDWIDYNGHLNMAYYNVLFDRCSDEAFELMGMGPNYAKERRLTIYTAEVHVCYVQELHLDHKVNVSFQLIDHDEKRLRAYQEIRHVDGWLAATSESLSLHVDMAGPKVAPFPADVMAQIEAMRAAHAALPMPERAGRSIGIKRKSA, encoded by the coding sequence ATGACGATGCCCGCGCCAATCATCTCCAAGCCGATGGCCATCGAGAAGGACTGGATCGACTACAACGGCCATCTCAACATGGCCTACTACAACGTGCTGTTCGACCGCTGCTCGGACGAAGCGTTCGAGCTGATGGGCATGGGGCCGAACTATGCCAAGGAGCGTCGCCTCACCATCTACACGGCCGAAGTCCACGTCTGCTACGTGCAGGAGCTTCACCTCGACCACAAGGTGAACGTCTCCTTCCAGCTCATCGACCACGACGAGAAGCGGCTGAGAGCCTATCAGGAGATCCGTCATGTCGACGGCTGGCTGGCGGCGACGTCCGAATCGCTGTCGTTGCACGTCGATATGGCAGGGCCGAAGGTCGCCCCCTTCCCGGCCGATGTGATGGCGCAGATCGAAGCCATGCGCGCTGCCCATGCCGCGCTGCCCATGCCGGAGCGTGCCGGCCGCTCGATCGGCATCAAACGCAAGAGCGCTTGA